Proteins encoded in a region of the Neodiprion virginianus isolate iyNeoVirg1 chromosome 2, iyNeoVirg1.1, whole genome shotgun sequence genome:
- the LOC124297618 gene encoding neuroligin-4, X-linked-like — protein sequence MPLRCQPAAEVLLASVLRATFLNVLNHLIIFASITFIASSSSQSPTRYASRIVETKSGQIRGILQEPNGRHLDPVEVFRGIPYAAPPVEKLRFRSPRPPLTWAGVKLADTFGLVCPQNYPDVTNRTIALGTMPRGRFLQLKRLLPLLGNQSEDCLFLNLYIPGSGSRGLEAPYAVIVYVHGESFEWGSGNPYDGSVLASAGHVIVVTLNYRLGILGFLRTRPGPDTTDGSGGNLALKDIAMGLRWVRDNIGAFGGDPTRITLVGHDTGAALANLLLLTPYGKDLFHRLVLLSGSALSPWAAVHEPDDLRVKVGEQFECAVETEADIADCLREVPLQNLMEVELPETRFMPRIGPGLPIDVNSPDPSHDMERDSGSFVTIPLILGVTTAESYLDFNANDIQYGFEEEQRNRVLRTFVRNAYVYHLNEIFSAVRNEYTDWDKPVLHPINIRDSTMEALSDGHTVAPLMRVAFYHARRGAKTFFYHFNYQTKDSDYLQRLGSVRGEDIPYVFGLPLVSGGTFFPQNYSRQDQGVAEAVLTFFSNFAKTGNPNEPRNVDSVDYGTVKEKTRFRGLTWEQYETGSQQYLTIALKPKMKSHYRGHKMAVWLNLIPQLHQPGDDDVTMRHHHFRERGDHLYAGPVRDEWHTPILLPGNTVTTSLSTTECSSTIGEDATSEIGSPSSGVIDGEERVRERHDETELLQRLASRHYYSTTTALAITVGVGCILLILNMMIFAGIYYQRDREKKRAASECTPNGHQESVPMTTRPSSRDSNEDTRSEEPPPSYTTLARSSPPPPSSTMPEQRLLRDESLRKNVKIVKEHGTHPQKDPVPPKPPTRTTSSLTTTGIKKRVQIQEISV from the exons ATGCCACTGCGATGCCAGCCGGCGGCCGAGGTGCTGCTGGCTTCGGTACTAAGAGCAACCTTCCTCAACGTTTTAAATCACCTCATAATATTCGCCTCGATAACATTCATTGCCTCGAGCAGCTCTCAGTCCCCGACTCGGTACGCCTCCCGAATCGTTGAGACCAAAAGCGGACAGATAAGGGGAATCCTGCAG GAACCTAACGGTCGGCACCTGGACCCGGTCGAAGTCTTCCGCGGCATTCCATACGCGGCACCCCCCGTAGAAAAACTCCGTTTCAGATCGCCGAGGCCTCCGCTGACTTGGGCGGGTGTTAAACTCGCAGATACCTTTGGCTTAGTTTGTCCTCAAAACTACCCGGACGTAACCAATCGGACAATTGCTCTAGGGACGATGCCACGGGGAAGATTTCTCCAGCTGAAACGCCTTCTTCCGCTGCTCGGGAATCAAAGCGAGGATTGCCTCTTCTTGAATCTCTACATACCTGGAAGCG GTTCCCGAGGACTCGAGGCACCCTACGCAGTGATCGTTTACGTACATGGTGAGAGCTTTGAATGGGGTTCCGGAAATCCCTACGACGGCTCGGTATTGGCAAGTGCTGGTCACGTGATCGTCGTAACACTGAACTACCGGCTTGGTATATTAG GATTCCTAAGGACTCGTCCTGGTCCAGACACAACGGACGGTTCCGGAGGTAATCTTGCCCTCAAGGACATTGCTATGGGGCTCCGATGGGTGCGCGATAACATCGGCGCCTTTGGCGGCGACCCGACCAGGATCACCCTAGTTGGACACGACACTGGGGCGGCTCTCGCCAATCTCCTACTTCTGACGCCCTACGGCAAAG ATTTGTTTCATCGGCTGGTTCTTCTCAGCGGTTCCGCCCTAAGCCCCTGGGCAGCAGTACACGAGCCGGACGATTTGAGGGTGAAAGTCGGGGAGCAATTCGAATGTGCAGTTGAAACCGAAGCCGACATCGCTGATTGCCTTCGCGAAGTTCCCTTACAAAATCTAATGGAAGTAGAACTACCCGAAAcaag GTTCATGCCGCGGATTGGTCCAGGATTACCGATCGACGTGAACAGTCCTGACCCAAGCCACGACATGGAGAGAGACAGCGGTAGTTTTGTGACGATACCACTGATTCTCGGCGTTACGACGGCCGAGAGTTACCTCGACTTCAACGCGAACGATATTCAGTATGGCTTCGAGGAGGAGCAGAGAAACCGAGTGCTCCGAACGTTCGTCCGCAACGCCTACGTCTACCACTTGAACGAGATATTCTCGGCTGTGAGGAACGAGTATACGGACTGGGACAAGCCTGTCCTACACCCAATTAACATACGAGACTCGACGATGGAGGCACTGAGTGACGGTCACACCGTGGCTCCGCTGATGAGGGTTGCGTTTTATCACGCGAGGAGGGGTGCCAAGACTTTTTTCTACCATTTCAACTATCAGACGAAAGACAGCGATTACCTGCAG cGACTGGGAAGCGTGAGGGGCGAGGATATACCCTACGTTTTTGGACTCCCACTCGTATCCGGAGGTACCTTTTTCCCCCAGAACTACAGCCGCCAGGATCAGGGCGTCGCCGAGGCtgttcttacatttttttcaaactttgccAAAACCGGAAACCCCAACGAACCGCGAAACGTCGACTCCGTAGATTATGGAACGGTCAAAGAGAAGACCAGGTTTCGAGGTCTGACATGGGAGCAGTACGAAACCGGATCGCAACAGTATCTTACGATAG CTCTCAAACCGAAAATGAAGAGCCACTATCGGGGACATAAAATGGCGGTCTGGCTAAACCTGATACCACAGTTACACCAACCTGGAGATGACGACGTGACAATGCGGCATCATCATTTCCGCGAGAGAGGAGACCACCTCTACGCGG GACCAGTGCGCGACGAGTGGCACACACCGATACTTCTTCCCGGCAACACGGTGACGACGTCGCTGTCGACGACCGAGTGCAGCTCAACCATTGGCGAAGACGCGACCTCCGAGATCGGGTCACCGTCTAGTGGCGTAATAGACGGCGAGGAGAGAGTCAGAGAGAGACACGACGAGACGGAGCTTCTCCAGAGACTGGCGTCTCGGCACTACTACAGCACAACAACTGCCCTGGCGATAACCGTCGGGGTTGGATGCATCCTTTTGATACTGAACATGATGATATTTGCTGGTATTTACTAtcagagagatagagagaaaaaaagagcgGCTAGCGAGTGCACCCCGAACGGCCATCAAGAGTCGGTACCGATGACGACGCGGCCCTCCTCGCGCGACTCAAACGAGGACACAAGGTCCGAGGAGCCTCCACCCTCGTACACAACCCTGGCACGCTCCAGTCCCCCGCCACCCTCGTCTACTATGCCAGAGCAGCGGCTTCTTCGGGACGAAAGTCTCAGAAAAAACGTGAAGATCGTTAAGGAGCATGGAACTCATCCCCAGAAGGATCCTGTGCCACCTAAACCGCCCACGAGGACGACCAGCTCTTTGACCACTACCGGCATTAAGAAAAGAGTTCAGATTCAAGAGATATCTGTATAG
- the LOC124297627 gene encoding AP-1 complex subunit mu-1 yields MSTSAIYILDVKGKVLISRNYRGDIETGVIEKFMPLVMEREEECNLTPIIQTPECTYSYIKYNNLYIVSTTRKNANISLVFVFLHKVVQVMQEYFKELEEESIRDNFVVIYELLDELLDFGYPQTTDSKILQEYITQEGHKLEIQPRIPMAVTNAVSWRSEGIKYRKNEVFLDVIESVNLLANANGNVLSSEIVGAIKMRVYLSGMPELRLGLNDKVLFESTGRGKSKSVELEDVKFHQCVRLSRFENDRTISFIPPDGEFELMSYRLNTHVKPLIWIESVIERHAHSRVEYMIKARSQFKRRSTANNVEIVIPVPNDADSPKFKTTIGSVKYSPEQSAITWSIKSFPGGKEYLMRAHFGLPSVVGEDVEGKPPIQVKFEIPYFTTSGIQVRYLKIIEKSGYQALPWVRYITQNGDYQLRTN; encoded by the coding sequence ATGTCGACCTCCGCCATCTACATTCTAGACGTGAAGGGAAAGGTGCTGATATCGAGAAACTACCGTGGTGACATTGAAACTGGGGTCATTGAGAAGTTCATGCCTCTGGTGATGGAGAGAGAAGAGGAGTGCAATCTCACGCCGATTATCCAAACCCCTGAGTGCACTTACTCGTATATAAAGTACAACAATCTGTACATTGTATCTACGACAAGAAAGAACGCTAACATCTCACTTGTATTTGTATTTCTCCACAAAGTGGTCCAAGTAATGCAGGAGTATTTCAAAGAGCTCGAGGAAGAGAGCATTAGAGACAACTTCGTTGTAATTTACGAGCTCCTTGACGAGCTTTTGGACTTTGGCTACCCCCAGACGACGGACAGTAAAATTCTGCAGGAGTACATAACTCAGGAGGGCCACAAGCTTGAGATACAGCCGAGAATACCTATGGCGGTAACCAACGCCGTATCTTGGAGGTCCGAAGGCATTAAGTATCGCAAAAATGAGGTTTTCCTCGATGTCATAGAGTCGGTAAATCTCTTAGCTAACGCAAACGGGAATGTTTTGAGTAGCGAGATAGTCGGGGCGATTAAAATGCGAGTTTACCTATCTGGGATGCCTGAACTGCGTCTGGGACTAAACGACAAGGTTTTGTTCGAGTCGACAGGTCGTGGAAAGTCCAAGTCCGTTGAGCTGGAGGATGTCAAGTTCCATCAGTGCGTCAGGCTTTCGAGATTCGAGAACGACAGGACCATTTCGTTCATACCTCCCGACGGAGAGTTTGAGTTGATGTCGTACCGGCTCAATACCCACGTCAAGCCACTTATTTGGATCGAGTCTGTAATAGAGCGTCACGCTCACAGCCGAGTTGAATACATGATCAAGGCTCGCTCGCAATTCAAGAGAAGATCGACTGCCAACAATGTGGAGATAGTTATTCCAGTGCCAAACGATGCCGATTCGCCAAAATTCAAGACTACCATAGGCAGCGTGAAATATTCTCCGGAACAGAGCGCGATCACGTGGTCTATCAAATCATTCCCTGGTGGAAAGGAGTACCTAATGAGGGCGCATTTTGGGCTGCCCTCTGTCGTCGGAGAAGATGTCGAAGGCAAGCCACCGATCCAGGTCAAATTTGAGATTCCATACTTCACCACTTCTGGTATTCAAGtcagatatttgaaaatcattgaaaagaGTGGGTACCAGGCTCTACCTTGGGTGAGATACATAACACAGAACGGAGACTATCAATTGAGAACTAATTGA